The Lutibacter profundi genome includes a region encoding these proteins:
- a CDS encoding DUF1573 domain-containing protein, producing the protein MKKIITLLFIGFLAISINAQNKTTTQATTDPNAPAFKFDTEIIDYGKIDHNSNGVRVFKFKNVGKSPLIISSIKSSCGCTVPKKPKGPIMPGKTGEIEVKYATNRVGGFSKMITINSNVPGASKRLRIKGIVLKPKSPVQKEKSTISN; encoded by the coding sequence ATGAAAAAAATAATAACCTTATTATTTATTGGATTTTTAGCAATCTCAATAAATGCACAAAACAAAACAACAACTCAAGCTACAACAGACCCCAATGCTCCTGCATTTAAGTTTGATACTGAAATTATAGACTATGGAAAAATTGATCATAACTCTAATGGTGTTCGTGTATTTAAGTTTAAGAATGTAGGGAAATCACCTTTAATTATTAGCAGTATCAAATCTAGCTGTGGATGTACCGTTCCTAAAAAACCTAAAGGCCCTATTATGCCAGGTAAAACCGGTGAGATTGAAGTTAAATATGCCACAAATAGAGTTGGAGGGTTTTCAAAAATGATTACCATAAATTCTAATGTTCCTGGGGCATCTAAAAGATTAAGAATAAAAGGTATTGTTCTAAAACCTAAATCTCCAGTTCAAAAAGAAAAATCAACCATTTCTAATTAA
- a CDS encoding PDZ domain-containing protein, with the protein MSKNFKYKIIAGLMMFTTFYSLAQNNFSLINGVKKQTISFKLLSNLIVFPIEVNGRKLNFILDSGVGRTILFNISNKDSLQLKNVKKIKLKGLGSEDSVDAILSKGNIFKFKKISSTNQNLYLIFDDSFDLSSKLGITIHGIIGYEILKDFIVKINYGAKRMTFYNSDVYTYKTCRKCEIFNLKFYKNKPFIEVGVKLNLISNKITPVKLLIDSGGSDAMWLFEKSHPNIKVPKKYFIDFLGEGLSGSIYGKRSIIKGIVIGKFELKNPTVSFPDSLSIVHARQFKGRNGSLGANILKRFVVTFDYKNNQIMLKRTSSFKDPFRYNMSGIELVHNGKLLVREQNFTTYSFSTNQGTVKQDETIKEFNYKYTFKPSYKIHLLRNDSPAQRAGLLPGDIVIKINGKYTYDLKLEEIVEKFYQKQNKKITLIIERNGKNYEYIFFLENLLK; encoded by the coding sequence TTGAGTAAAAATTTTAAATATAAAATTATAGCAGGGTTAATGATGTTTACTACATTTTATAGTTTAGCTCAAAATAATTTTAGTTTAATAAATGGTGTAAAAAAACAAACTATTTCGTTTAAACTTTTAAGTAATTTAATTGTATTTCCTATTGAAGTTAATGGAAGAAAATTAAATTTCATATTAGATTCAGGTGTTGGGAGAACAATTTTATTTAATATTAGTAATAAAGATTCTCTACAATTAAAGAATGTTAAAAAAATAAAATTAAAAGGATTAGGTAGTGAAGATTCAGTAGATGCAATTTTATCGAAAGGAAATATATTTAAGTTTAAAAAAATTAGTAGTACTAATCAAAATTTGTATCTAATTTTTGATGATAGCTTTGATTTATCTTCTAAACTTGGAATTACCATACACGGTATTATTGGTTATGAAATTTTAAAAGATTTTATTGTCAAAATTAATTATGGAGCAAAAAGAATGACTTTCTATAATTCAGATGTTTACACATATAAAACGTGTAGAAAATGTGAGATATTCAATTTGAAATTTTATAAAAACAAACCTTTTATTGAAGTAGGTGTAAAATTAAATCTTATTTCAAATAAAATTACTCCTGTTAAATTATTAATAGATTCTGGAGGTAGTGATGCAATGTGGTTATTTGAGAAAAGCCATCCTAATATTAAAGTACCAAAGAAATACTTTATTGATTTTTTAGGGGAAGGATTAAGTGGTTCAATTTACGGAAAGCGATCAATTATAAAAGGAATAGTTATAGGGAAATTTGAATTAAAAAACCCTACAGTTTCATTTCCAGATTCGTTATCTATAGTGCATGCACGGCAATTTAAAGGAAGAAATGGTAGTTTAGGAGCAAATATACTTAAAAGGTTTGTGGTTACTTTTGATTATAAAAACAATCAAATAATGTTAAAAAGAACGAGTTCTTTTAAAGACCCATTTCGTTATAATATGAGTGGTATTGAATTGGTCCATAATGGAAAATTATTGGTTAGAGAACAAAATTTTACAACGTATAGTTTTTCTACCAACCAAGGCACAGTAAAACAAGATGAAACTATAAAAGAATTTAATTATAAGTATACATTTAAGCCTTCGTATAAAATACATTTATTGCGAAATGATTCTCCGGCACAGAGAGCTGGTCTATTACCGGGTGATATTGTGATTAAAATTAATGGAAAATACACCTATGATTTAAAACTTGAAGAAATAGTTGAAAAGTTTTACCAAAAGCAAAATAAAAAAATAACCTTAATTATAGAAAGAAACGGGAAAAATTATGAATATATATTTTTCTTAGAAAACCTGCTTAAATAA
- a CDS encoding pyridoxal phosphate-dependent aminotransferase: MPRISTKGKNMPESPIRKLVPYAESAKKKGIKVFHLNIGQPDIKTPTVALNAIKNNTIKVLAYSRSEGSEEYREKIAKYYAKNNIDVTANDIIVTTGGSEALLFAMGSIADPGDEIIIPEPFYANYNGFSIASGVKIVPVVSKIEDNFALPPISEFEKLITSKTKAILICNPGNPTGYLYSKEEIEKLATIVKKHDLFIIADEVYREFVYDNVQHQSILHNFGLENNAIIIDSVSKRYSMCGARIGCLVSKNKEVISTALKFAQARLSPPTFAQIASEAALATPQSYFEEVIVEYKKRRDVLIEELRKIKGIKVASPKGAFYCVVELPVDNADAFAQWLLEEFNLNNETVMVAPAAGFYSTQGFGTKQIRIAYVLKKEDLITAVSIIKAGLEQYNKN, translated from the coding sequence ATGCCAAGAATATCTACAAAAGGTAAAAACATGCCTGAATCACCAATTCGAAAATTGGTGCCTTATGCCGAAAGTGCTAAAAAAAAGGGTATTAAAGTTTTTCATTTAAATATTGGGCAACCAGATATAAAAACACCCACTGTTGCACTTAACGCCATAAAAAACAATACCATTAAGGTTTTGGCATATAGCCGCTCAGAAGGATCCGAAGAATACCGAGAAAAAATTGCTAAATATTACGCTAAAAACAATATTGATGTTACTGCTAATGATATTATTGTTACAACAGGTGGATCTGAAGCGTTATTATTTGCAATGGGAAGTATTGCAGACCCTGGAGATGAAATTATTATACCTGAACCTTTTTATGCAAATTACAACGGGTTTTCAATAGCTTCAGGCGTTAAAATTGTTCCTGTAGTTTCTAAAATTGAAGATAATTTTGCATTACCTCCTATTTCAGAATTTGAAAAATTAATTACTTCAAAAACAAAGGCAATTTTAATTTGCAATCCTGGTAACCCTACAGGATATTTATACTCAAAAGAAGAAATTGAAAAATTAGCCACAATTGTAAAAAAACATGATTTATTTATAATTGCCGATGAAGTGTACAGAGAATTTGTATATGATAATGTACAACACCAATCTATTTTACACAACTTTGGACTGGAAAATAACGCTATTATAATTGATTCAGTATCAAAACGGTACAGTATGTGTGGAGCCAGAATTGGTTGCTTAGTTTCAAAAAATAAAGAAGTTATAAGTACTGCTTTAAAATTTGCTCAAGCTCGTTTAAGTCCACCAACTTTCGCACAAATAGCTAGTGAAGCAGCTTTAGCAACGCCACAATCTTATTTTGAAGAAGTTATTGTTGAATACAAAAAACGAAGAGATGTTTTAATTGAAGAGTTACGTAAAATTAAAGGAATAAAAGTGGCTTCTCCTAAAGGTGCCTTTTACTGTGTAGTTGAATTACCTGTTGACAATGCAGATGCGTTTGCCCAATGGTTATTAGAAGAATTTAATTTAAATAATGAAACTGTGATGGTTGCACCTGCAGCTGGTTTTTATTCAACTCAAGGTTTTGGAACCAAACAAATTAGAATTGCCTACGTTTTGAAAAAAGAAGACCTAATTACTGCTGTGTCAATTATAAAAGCTGGATTGGAACAGTATAACAAAAACTAA
- a CDS encoding helix-turn-helix transcriptional regulator, with protein sequence MSNINIVHATSDTLVRIGLKSILFKGGGINTLYNAENNQVLFETLSNKKPDLLIMNCDQSNSFSINDIKQVKQLHANTKILIISTDKNPTYILSILELGVHGYLTRECDEGELINAIFAIANNEKFYCNKIINIILEKKLNSNDDCDPTSLSQRETEITTLIAKGMTSKEIATKLFLSPHTINTHRKNIMKKLGVKSASELVLYAVNVGLIYP encoded by the coding sequence ATGAGCAATATAAATATAGTGCATGCAACCTCTGATACACTTGTACGCATTGGGTTAAAATCAATACTATTTAAAGGAGGCGGTATAAATACTTTATACAACGCTGAAAATAATCAAGTCCTTTTTGAAACACTATCTAACAAAAAACCTGATTTACTAATAATGAATTGTGATCAAAGTAATTCATTCTCTATTAATGATATTAAACAAGTAAAACAACTACACGCTAACACCAAAATTTTAATTATTTCTACTGATAAAAACCCAACCTATATTCTTTCAATTCTAGAATTAGGTGTACATGGCTATCTTACACGAGAATGTGATGAGGGAGAGTTAATTAATGCCATTTTTGCAATTGCGAATAACGAAAAATTCTACTGTAACAAAATCATAAATATTATACTAGAAAAGAAACTAAATTCTAATGATGATTGTGACCCAACTAGCTTATCTCAAAGAGAAACTGAAATTACAACACTAATTGCAAAAGGAATGACTAGCAAAGAAATTGCAACAAAGCTTTTTTTAAGCCCTCACACTATCAATACACACCGTAAAAACATTATGAAAAAACTTGGAGTTAAATCTGCTTCAGAACTAGTTCTTTACGCTGTAAATGTTGGACTTATTTATCCATAA